A stretch of DNA from Micromonospora sp. WMMD1155:
GGGAGCCCGCCCCCGGTCCGTTGCAGCCGCTGCTGCTGCCGCCCGAGGCCACCGCGGTGGCCGCCACCCCGTACTGGGTGTTCCACCCGTTCGGGGTGGAGCAGCGCCGGGCCGACACGCTGCGGCGCGCCGCCGCACTGGCCGATCGGTTGGAGCGCAGCGTCGACGCCGCCGACGCCACCCGTCGGCTGACCACCATCCCGGGCATCGGACCGTGGACGGCCGCCGAGGTGGTCCGGATCGCGTACGGGGACCCGGACGCGGTGAGCGTCGGCGACTATCACATCCCGAACACTGTCGCCTGGGCGCTCGCCGGCGAACCGAGAGGCGACGACGCCCGCATGCTGGCCCTGCTGGAGCCGTTCCGAGGCCACCGGGGACGGGTGTGTCTGCTGCTGGAGGCAGCCGGCATCCAGGCCCCGAAGTACGGCCCACGCGCGCCGATCCGCTCGTTCGCCCGCTACTGAGGCGAACATCGGTCGGCCCGAGGTGGTGCGTCAGCGGCCCGCGCAGATGCGGCGCAGGGTGCGGCCGAGCCACCACGCGTACGTGTGTTGCACGGCCCGGACCGCCGGGCCTCCGGCACGGGTGAACCAGCGGTCCGGCAGGCTGAACGCGCGTACCTCGAACCAGACCGCGCCGTCGTCCTCGCGGCTGACCACGAACGCCTCCTCGCCCCGCTCCGGGTGGCCGGGCAGCGTGCCGTAGCCGAAGCCGGCATGCGTGGAGGAGTCCTCGCTCCAGACCACCTGGCACGGCCCCCAGAGACGGGCCGGACCCACGCCCAGACCGGCTGTCACCAGCACCCCCTCGGTGGCTCGCGGTGCGTCGGTACGCATCCGCACACCGGCGGCGCGGTGCAGCCGCCAGCTCAGCACCGCGTTCGCGGCGGTCTCGAAGCAGCCGGCCGGCAACGGACACCGGTGGCGCAGCTGGTGGTAGCCGTCTGGCAGCGGCCCGTGCCGGGTCGCCCCCACCTGTGGGTACGTCAGCTCGGCCACCACTCCCCCTCGACCTCGACCGGACACCGCCAGCGTACGGTCGGCGTGGACGGGCCGCCGGTCGGTGCCGGGGGCGGCTGTGGTCAGCCCCGCTCGCTCCGACGCCTGAGCCCGTCGGCCTCCATCCGCACGTAGCGACGCAGCATCCCGCCATACAGCCGGCCGATCAGGCCGGCCAGCGGACCGGACTGGCTGAAGGCCAGCTCGACGCGGGTGCGCCCGTCGGGCAGCGGCAGCAGCCGGTGCTCCGCCGTGGTCCGTACGCCCGCCGTCTCGGAGACCCAGACGAACCCCTGCCGATCGGTCAGCGCGGTGACCCGCCACACCGCCGGCCGCAGCTTCGGCTGCGTCAGTCGCGCCGTCGCGCCGACGGCGAGCGGTCCCGGCTCACCGCGCTCGGCCCGGGACACC
This window harbors:
- a CDS encoding DNA-3-methyladenine glycosylase 2 family protein, which translates into the protein MTATDPAATRVFRPPVGYRLAASVRGLTFSPYDPCARVAAGTFWWATRTPDGPATLALRPTGGELLAEGYGPGAEHVLDRADAIAGLRDDLTGFAELAEAHPLVARLAREHRGLRMPTTGQVFPRLLRAIFEQKVTGKEAYRAYAATVRHFREPAPGPLQPLLLPPEATAVAATPYWVFHPFGVEQRRADTLRRAAALADRLERSVDAADATRRLTTIPGIGPWTAAEVVRIAYGDPDAVSVGDYHIPNTVAWALAGEPRGDDARMLALLEPFRGHRGRVCLLLEAAGIQAPKYGPRAPIRSFARY
- a CDS encoding DUF1990 domain-containing protein, whose translation is MAELTYPQVGATRHGPLPDGYHQLRHRCPLPAGCFETAANAVLSWRLHRAAGVRMRTDAPRATEGVLVTAGLGVGPARLWGPCQVVWSEDSSTHAGFGYGTLPGHPERGEEAFVVSREDDGAVWFEVRAFSLPDRWFTRAGGPAVRAVQHTYAWWLGRTLRRICAGR
- a CDS encoding SRPBCC family protein — encoded protein: MRFEADTEIDADVEQVWAVLVDVPRWPEWTASVSRAERGEPGPLAVGATARLTQPKLRPAVWRVTALTDRQGFVWVSETAGVRTTAEHRLLPLPDGRTRVELAFSQSGPLAGLIGRLYGGMLRRYVRMEADGLRRRSERG